A region of the Geitlerinema sp. PCC 9228 genome:
GTAGCCCGCTAAGAGGCTAAGACTGGACTAACCGAACACAATTAACACAGATGTCAATTAATGTTCAGTGATTTGGTTAGTCTGTTCTCGTACCAAATCTGATTTGTACAAACCACATTTTATATACAAGAGTGGGAAAAAGCACTACAAGAGGTTCTAGCTTGGGGAAATTTTTCGGGTGTTGCCCGTACGGATTTCGGTTCCCTAGATTTTGGCTTTGAAATCGCACAATGGGAAAAGTGAAATTTTTTTGGCGACTGGGGATTGATTTTGGAGAACTTTTGACCTATAATTTAGATAATGGGAATATTTTCTTCAATTTGAAAATCGCATCTGTTCCCATTATCTAAAAGTGTCTACTAATAAAATACCATATTTGGGGAAATAGTGGGAAAAAATTTCGCTTTTTTCTTTCGTTGCTTAAAAACCAATCGGATAGCAACGAGGGGCGTTTCGCAAAGGGCGACCCTTGAAAAAGGAAACGCTCGATAAACATTTTTGTAGGGTAGTACCCACCCGACGATGGAAATGTGGTTTTGTATTAAAAGATTTATAGCGTATAAAAAATGGATAGGTAGGGTTAACAATACCTAACCGGCAAATTTTCCGGCCATCTCCAGGGAGATTATTTGCAGCGATCGCTGTTCCCATCTTCCCAGCTCAGTAAGCTTAGCAAACCGATCGCCAGTCCCCCTATAGACATTTTGGTGAAAATCACTATAATTTAAAAAAACGCAATATATGGCAGGTCGTCGCAATATCGTCCGGGGAAACGAACTTTAAGCACTGGCAGTGGGAAGCACACTATGTACGAAAACGAATCGATGAGCAACCTTTGCCCATCTGGAAATTCAGAATACAGCCTGCTAACGGATTTGTACCAACTAACCATGGCAGCCTGCTATGTAGGGGAACAAATCGAGCAGTATCGGGCAAGTTTTGAATTATTCGTCAGACATTTACCAAAAAACTATGGCTACCTCATTGCCATGGGATTGGAGCAGGCACTGGATTATTTGGAAAATCTCCAGTTCTCCCCAGAACAAATTGCGGCAATGAAAGAAACCGGTATTTTCGAGGGGGTAAGCGATCGCTTTTGGGAAGTACTGCAAAAGCCGTGGCAGGGGGATGTGTGGGCAGTTCCCGAAGGCAGTGTCGTGTTTGCCAACCAGCCTTTGCTGCGGATCGAAGCGCCGTTGTGGCAAGCCCAATTAGTAGAAACGTTCCTGCTGAACACCATTAACTACCAAACGCTGGTAGCCACCCGTGCGGCGCGCATGAGGGATGTTGCCGGTCCAGAAGCGATGATGCTGGAGTTTGGCACCAGAAGGGCATTTAGCCCCCAAGCTTCCCTGTGGGCGGCGCGTGCGGCTTTGGCTGCTGGTTTGGATGCCACTTCCAACGTGCTGGCAGCATTTAAGTTGGGGCGCAAACCGGTAGGCACCATGGCGCATTCGTTGGTGATGGCGATTTCTGCCATTCGCGGCAGCGAGTACGAAGCATTTTCCGCCTTTCACCACTATTTTCCCGGAGCTTCCTTGCTCATCGATACTTACGATACCGTAGCAGCAGCCGAAGAGCTAGCCAGACGCTTGCGAACTGGAGAAATAGAACTGCGCGGCGTACGTATTGATTCGGGGGATTTGGTATCCTTGTCGCAACAAGTGCGATCGCTTTTGCCAGAAGTACCGATTTTAGCCAGCGGCGACATTGACGAATGGGAAATTGCCCGTTTGCTTGCCAGTGGTGCGCAAGTGGATGGCTACGGCATCGGTACCAAATTGGTTTCTGGCAACGCGCTCAATGGCGTTTACAAATTGGTAGAAATTGATGGCCTTGCGGTCAGCAAACTATCCCCTGATAAAACCACCTACCCCGGGCGCAAACAGATATTTCGCCGTTACGAGGGAGAATTATTGCACAGCGATCGCTTGGGCTTGATGTCAGAAGCTCCCCAAGCCAACGAACAGCCGTTGTTACAATTGGTAATGAGGGACCGAAATCGGATGCAAGAACCAGCCAACATCGAGGCGATCGCCAAACGGACCACAGCCTCAGTAAACAGTCTTCCTTCCAATGTAAGAAAACTGACCAATCCCGAAACCATGGGCACCATTTCGCCATCGCTGAAACAGAAGCTGGGCAAAAGCCCATAGTATTCGTTTTTTTTTACATCGTTTTTTGAAGTTTTTTGAAGTTGTCGCCAGTAGGTTCATAGGTACCTTTTATGGAAGATAGAACCACCAAAATTGCTCTGTTTGGCACCAGTGCCGATCCGCCTAGCATTGCTCACCGGGAAATTTTGCACCAGCTTGCAGCCAACTTTGACTGGGTAGCAGTTTGGGCATCTGACAATCCTTTCAAATCCCACCAAACGCCTTTAGAACGTCGTGCAACCATGCTGCAGCTGGTGATTCACGATGTGATGCGCCACCAACCGAATGCCCAAGGCAACATCGGCTACCATCCCGAGTTAAGCAGTTCCCGGGCTTTGCTGACCGTTGAGAGAGCCGAGCAAATTTGGCCAAATGCCGATTTCACCTTTGTTGTGGGTTCGGATTTGCTAGAACAGCTGCCACGGTGGTATCGGGTAGAGGAATTTCTCCAGAAGGTACAATTGCTGGTGGTTCCCCGAGCTGGATATCCCATTAAAGAGAAAGAGGTAGAAACCCTCAAACAAATGGGAGCGCGCCTTGCGATCGCGCATATGGAAATTCCCGATACCTCATCAACCGCCTATCGGCAAATCAAAGACCCCAACGCCGTTCCCCAACCCATCGCCGAATACATCCATCGAGAACGCCTGTATGAGCCTTGCTAACTCTGCGGTGTGTAATTCTTCCAGCGCGTCTATTCCATCCATGTCAAATTCCCATGACATTCGTTCGGTACCTACCCCCGCTGGGTTTCAAGTGGGG
Encoded here:
- a CDS encoding nicotinate phosphoribosyltransferase, whose amino-acid sequence is MYENESMSNLCPSGNSEYSLLTDLYQLTMAACYVGEQIEQYRASFELFVRHLPKNYGYLIAMGLEQALDYLENLQFSPEQIAAMKETGIFEGVSDRFWEVLQKPWQGDVWAVPEGSVVFANQPLLRIEAPLWQAQLVETFLLNTINYQTLVATRAARMRDVAGPEAMMLEFGTRRAFSPQASLWAARAALAAGLDATSNVLAAFKLGRKPVGTMAHSLVMAISAIRGSEYEAFSAFHHYFPGASLLIDTYDTVAAAEELARRLRTGEIELRGVRIDSGDLVSLSQQVRSLLPEVPILASGDIDEWEIARLLASGAQVDGYGIGTKLVSGNALNGVYKLVEIDGLAVSKLSPDKTTYPGRKQIFRRYEGELLHSDRLGLMSEAPQANEQPLLQLVMRDRNRMQEPANIEAIAKRTTASVNSLPSNVRKLTNPETMGTISPSLKQKLGKSP
- a CDS encoding nicotinate-nucleotide adenylyltransferase, whose amino-acid sequence is MEDRTTKIALFGTSADPPSIAHREILHQLAANFDWVAVWASDNPFKSHQTPLERRATMLQLVIHDVMRHQPNAQGNIGYHPELSSSRALLTVERAEQIWPNADFTFVVGSDLLEQLPRWYRVEEFLQKVQLLVVPRAGYPIKEKEVETLKQMGARLAIAHMEIPDTSSTAYRQIKDPNAVPQPIAEYIHRERLYEPC